The following coding sequences lie in one Carassius gibelio isolate Cgi1373 ecotype wild population from Czech Republic chromosome A17, carGib1.2-hapl.c, whole genome shotgun sequence genomic window:
- the LOC128031504 gene encoding collectin-11 isoform X1 codes for MGGEKLVACILVTVLCLTLIRSVYGQHMPEEPCSVQIIVPGLKGEPGEKGEKGSPGRPGRVGPPGEPGPPGVKGQKGSAGRHGKMGPAGLKGIKGDKGDPGPKGPNGEPGVPCECTPLRKMIGEMDNQVTQLTNELKFIKNAVPSPAAVAGIKETDSKVYLLVKEEKRYRDAEVFCQGRGGHLAMPKDAAANRAIAGYVTEAGLSRVYIGINDLEREGHFVYVDRSPMTTFSKWREGEPNNAYDDEDCVEMVSSGEWTDVACHLTMYFVCEFDKDTV; via the exons ATGGGTGGAGAAAAGCTGGTGGCTTGCATATTGGTCACTGTGTTATGTCTGACACTAATAAGGTCAGTGTATGGTCAGCACATGCCAGAAGAACCGTGCTCGGTCCAGATCATCGTCCCTGGACTCAAAG GTGAACCAGGAGAGAAAGGAGAGAAAGGATCACCTGGGAGACCTGGGAGAGTGGGGCCACCTGGAGAGCCAG GTCCCCCTGGAGTCAAAGGTCAAAAAGGTAGTGCTGGACGTCATGGGAAGATGGGTCCTGCTGGACTCAAAG GTATAAAAGGTGATAAGGGAGATCCAGGACCTAAGGGCCCAAATGGAGAGCCAG GCGTCCCCTGTGAGTGCACACCCTTACGGAAAATGATCGGTGAAATGGATAATCAAGTGACACAATTAACCAATGAGCTGAAGTTCATTAAAAATG CCGTGCCCTCCCCCGCAGCTGTCGCCGGCATCAAAGAGACAGACAGCAAGGTCTATCTGCTGGTGAAGGAGGAAAAACGCTACAGGGACGCGGAGGTGTTTTGTCAGGGGCGAGGTGGACACCTGGCTATGCCTAAAGACGCGGCGGCTAACAGAGCTATCGCTGGCTACGTCACTGAAGCTGGCCTCAGTAGAGTGTATATCGGCATTAATGACCTGGAGCGAGAAGGCCACTTTGTGTATGTGGACCGTTCACCCATGACCACTTTCAGCAAGTGGAGGGAGGGCGAGCCAAACAACGCCTATGATGACGAGGACTGCGTTGAGATGGTGTCTTCAGGCGAGTGGACTGACGTGGCTTGTCACCTCACTATGTACTTTGTGTGTGAGTTTGACAAGGACACAGTATGA
- the LOC128031504 gene encoding collectin-11 isoform X2 — translation MGGEKLVACILVTVLCLTLIRSVYGQHMPEEPCSVQIIVPGLKGEPGEKGEKGSPGRPGRVGPPGEPGPPGVKGQKGSAGRHGKMGPAGLKGIKGDKGDPGPKGPNGEPGVPCECTPLRKMIGEMDNQVTQLTNELKFIKNAVAGIKETDSKVYLLVKEEKRYRDAEVFCQGRGGHLAMPKDAAANRAIAGYVTEAGLSRVYIGINDLEREGHFVYVDRSPMTTFSKWREGEPNNAYDDEDCVEMVSSGEWTDVACHLTMYFVCEFDKDTV, via the exons ATGGGTGGAGAAAAGCTGGTGGCTTGCATATTGGTCACTGTGTTATGTCTGACACTAATAAGGTCAGTGTATGGTCAGCACATGCCAGAAGAACCGTGCTCGGTCCAGATCATCGTCCCTGGACTCAAAG GTGAACCAGGAGAGAAAGGAGAGAAAGGATCACCTGGGAGACCTGGGAGAGTGGGGCCACCTGGAGAGCCAG GTCCCCCTGGAGTCAAAGGTCAAAAAGGTAGTGCTGGACGTCATGGGAAGATGGGTCCTGCTGGACTCAAAG GTATAAAAGGTGATAAGGGAGATCCAGGACCTAAGGGCCCAAATGGAGAGCCAG GCGTCCCCTGTGAGTGCACACCCTTACGGAAAATGATCGGTGAAATGGATAATCAAGTGACACAATTAACCAATGAGCTGAAGTTCATTAAAAATG CTGTCGCCGGCATCAAAGAGACAGACAGCAAGGTCTATCTGCTGGTGAAGGAGGAAAAACGCTACAGGGACGCGGAGGTGTTTTGTCAGGGGCGAGGTGGACACCTGGCTATGCCTAAAGACGCGGCGGCTAACAGAGCTATCGCTGGCTACGTCACTGAAGCTGGCCTCAGTAGAGTGTATATCGGCATTAATGACCTGGAGCGAGAAGGCCACTTTGTGTATGTGGACCGTTCACCCATGACCACTTTCAGCAAGTGGAGGGAGGGCGAGCCAAACAACGCCTATGATGACGAGGACTGCGTTGAGATGGTGTCTTCAGGCGAGTGGACTGACGTGGCTTGTCACCTCACTATGTACTTTGTGTGTGAGTTTGACAAGGACACAGTATGA